Sequence from the Xiphophorus couchianus chromosome 23, X_couchianus-1.0, whole genome shotgun sequence genome:
ttatgaAGCCTAAGTTTGCAATGAACtaacaataacataaaataaatgttttcctaatGTTGTACAGATCTACTAAGAGGGGGATTATCACAGGGTCACCAGTTCTTCATAACATCTATTCAATGTTATAAATATGTGGTGAAGGACCTCTTCTCCTTTTGTTAAGTATTGTGGAGGATTGGCGATGCCATAGGTCTGTTTCTGGGCCTGTTAGAGTAAAATATCAGGACATTTTGAAAAGGATCGGGTGAAATCATCTAGAAAACTGAAGATTTATCAAGTAACAGTGTAAGCAACCAAAACGTAGTCAGAAACCAGGATGCGGTACTCAAAAACATGTCAACTTTAACTGCGTAATATTCAAACAAACTTCATTAACTGATAAACGACGAGGATTTGGGCAATTCACAGAATACGAAGTAGAAATCTTGACAAAATAATGAACAAATCATAAACACCACAATGTGAGCTaccattgtgtttttctgctctacAATGAGCACGAAATCAGCATTTTTCCCTGACAATGTCAAACCTTAGACCTAAATTATCCACAAACCCTGTGGTGAGAGCTGAAGACAATAGAGAATGAGAGAGGACCAAGGACTCTGGGCAATTTAGAGTGATTAAGCCAACAGGACAAGTCAAATATCGCAATCTCTTAATGCACGAACCTGGTGAAAAGGTTGGTCCATATTCATTTGCCAATATTTTTGCCGctgttgattttgtttaaaataataatttctgaacatgagatttattttccctctgaataaatgtactcaaagtAATTAATTCTGTGTGAAATTACTGTTTcctactgcaataaaagactgataaatttgaaaagatattttaaggcttttcacACGTGTTTACCAGGGATAGCAGTATTTGTGAAGCTAGCTGAGGTAGATTAGTTGCATGTCTGCCACCTGTTCATTAGAATCAAAGCTCTGAAAGACAAGgtcttggtgtgtgtgtgtgtgtgtgataaagTAGGAGTGTTCGTTCTCACCGGGACGGTCTGCCAGGTTTTGTCTCTGTGGGCTCACGTAGTTGTAGTGTGACTAAGAGACACAATAAGACTCATCATTATGCTGACTCACTGAGATCTCATTCAGATTATTACAACTACTTACAAACAATTAAgaccaaatttatttatatgccTTAGtgatttaggtttaaagttatgttttaaCTTTGAAAATTTTACATAGTTACCAGCAAGCGTTTTGCATATCTTCACTATTAACCCAGTATGAATATCTTTGACTATTCATACTGGGTTATGAGCTCAAAGTGTTTGAAGTTGGAAGGCCTCTTTGCCATTACCTTTACCCCCATAGACTGTCTATCACAGTCAAATCAGGTTTCTGAATTTGCGACTccaatttgttaatattttatttagtaaatctTCTCTTCACTACTTTTGATATGTGTTGCCTAAGACCAAGTTCGTCTGTGAACTTTTTGTTGAGAATCCTGACATGGATGACCCCCAAAATCATTATGTTTTCACTACTGTTTTAGGCTGCAAATGCTAAGAAAAGAGTGTTTCTCTTTTGTATGCCAAATAAAATACCTAATTGTGGCTAAATAACTAAACATGTTTCATCTCGCCATAAAACAGAAGATCATAACATCTTGTTCTTTGCTTTGGTGAAATTTTCCAAAAGTCAAGTGGGCTTTTATAGGCCTTAGTCTAAGAATAGCCTTTGTTTGTTGTTCTACATCAATGGTGTCCAGCAGTCTATTGGACTGTCTGTCTTGAGGTGTTGCCACCAACACGCCCCACGTTCTTCACAACGACCTTGTTCCTAGGATACTTTTTCACCTACTGCACCATCAGCCTTGGCAGTGAAAAGGTGTCACTTATGACTTACAGCCAACACCTTCATGGTTTTCTACCGTGTTTAAGTTCTTGTAGTGTTTCAACTTGACTTTATACCAGGGCCCTTGGAACTTGAGGACAATTAAAAATTGCCTTTTTCCCCATTCATTAGTCTTAAACTGACAAAATGTCCAAACATGGGTTTTTACTGAGCTCtttagttttagtgttttagtgagttttagtgtttttcttttcaattaataatttttattcgGATGCTTCAGAATCCGACTTGGCTCCTTGAGTCAATTCTCAATCCTGCAAAACTTTGAATTTTACCGCTAACTCACAGTCGTATTAATTTCAGATATGTTACTTAATTTTTAGTAGAAGTCAAACCAAAACTTTTCTGCTGAAATCTTTAGCACATCATTGTatcatatttttatacataagTGCATCCTTtcttgaaagaaagaaaacgtgTTGGTCAACTGCACTAAAATGAGTAATTATGGGATTAACAGTGCCAACTAGTGCAATTACGTAATCAAGGTAAaatggagttttttttatttcatgtgaaaatatgtttgctttCTAGCTAACAAACGCTGCCACCTGTACTGCCAGTCAAAGGAGACCAGAGACGTGGTCCTCATGGAGAAACTGGTGCTGGATGGCACACTCTGCTCTTACAAGGACCcgcacagtgtgtgtgtgcgtggagAGTGTGAGGTGAGGTTCTtcatatgtgtgtttgtgtgcctcAAAGTAAAACAGCTGCACTTATTCTTATCAGCTTCCTTGGTTTCCATTAACAGAAGGTGGGCTGTGATGGCGTGGTGGGCTCCTCGAAGCAGGAGGACAAGTGTGGCGTGTGCGGAGGCGACAACTCCAGCTGTAAAACCTTTAAAGACACAATCATGCGGACTGCTAAAAAGCAGGGTAAATGGAGAAAGCCGAGTTGATTCTATCCTAGCAGAAAAACTGCTGGAATGTATTTCTGTCTCACGTCTTCTCTTCGTTCTTATGCTTAAATAAACATCGCCCTCTAGAGGAAGAGGCTTAAAAATGACCCTGAACCTCAGGGAAATTTGACCATATGTTTCCATGCGAACATTGCCAAGACTTTACGTCAAAGTTCATGAGCTAATGTTGAGTCTATTATCTAACTCTTAAAGTCTGCGCAGACCTAGCTCATGAGAGCTGAATTCCTGGAAGAGTGTTTTTTTCAGGCTCAAGCTAATAAAAAAGTTTCCAGTGAggcattttttcttcttaggTGTTCTATCTGGAAACTACAAATTGAGCTCTTTGAAGGGGGCGCTGGAGGTTTTAGATCCAAAAAAAACTCATTGAGTCTGTCATTTCAGGCTTCCTTAAGGTTCTTGAAATCCCCAGAGGAGCGAGGCATTTACTCATTCAGGAGCTGAAAGCCACCTCACACATTTTTGGTAAATGAAACCTTCCCTTCGTCCTTTTTCTGTCATGCACGTCTGtatatgtttcctttttttcttataaagaATTATTATTTCTCATTCATTCAcagctgttaaaaatgtggCATCAGGACTGTTTTTTCTTAATGGTGAAAACGACTACCCTGAGTCACGCTCTGTGATAGAGAAGGGCGTAGAATGGGAATATGAGAATGACAACGACAAGGAAACCGTCCAGACCACAGGGCCCCTCAGACATGGAATTCTAATAATGGTACAAACAACAggatcaaattaaaagtttagtttttatgatCATAAATCCTAAATTAAACCAGTTTGcctttgatttttctttgctGATGTCTCTCGTAGATGAAATTGCATGGCGATGAGGATGTCAATTTGTCGTATAAATACATGATGAATATGGATGGTGATTCGAACATTCAGGACAACATGCTGGTAGAGGACAGTGCCTATGAATGGGCTCCGAAGAGATGGTCTTATTGTTCCAAAGCTTGTGGTGGAGGTATGTTAAAAAGCCAATGACTTCACAGCCTCCCTTGTCAcatgtattttttcctttgttaTATCCTAGAATTATCAATCGGCTGTCACCTTCTCTTTAGGGAAGCAGTATCTGCGATATGGATGCAGAAGGAAAGTTGACAGTAAGATGGTTCACAAAAGCTTCTGTAATAAGTCCAACATGAAGCCCAGAGGAGACATAAGAGACTGCAACCAGAAGCCTTGCCCTCCACCCATGTATGTATTCAGTAATTCCTTCCGGAAATTGAAGGTAGATATTGTTTATTATGACCAGTGTCAGGAATagtaaaaaaactttaatcatCTGTCTTGTCTGTCTTGTGTAGTGTCGCTGTGCAAATTTATGCGTAAGAGCTGAAAATTTTACATGCACGGATTTCGTCAGTCACTTTGCTGGAGGAGGGCAAAAGATTGTTGCCTGAAAGTGCAAGTCCCACAGGAAATGAATTAAGAGGGAGCAATATGGCCTTCCATGTGTCGAGCCCTTAACTATGTGCGTTAATGTGACAAGAATCAACTTGGGATGGCTCAGTCACTGGGTCAGAGTAAGGCACATGTGGAGAGAAACAATAAAAGGCTACTATTGTAGTGTAGCTGTCTTCTTTTGGACATCATTTCTGCTTCTGATGGAAAAGTGACAGAATTCAACACGTATTTTCTTATGCAAAGCCCCAGACAAGTCCCCTTGCTGAGTCCAATGATCAACTAGTCATTAGAACGAAAGCACAGTGTAAAGAGGGACTAGCCTGAAAAATCATGCATTCTTTTGCGTCACATAGATGTAATGCATGGTATTCCCTGATGGTTGCCACAAAGTATAGGTGGTTCAAGTTTACAAGTTTGAGTTGTTGACTTAACCTCCAAATTCCTCAGATGTTAATCTAGTCGAGCATCTTTGGAATGAACTGGGCAAAGCATGAGGTCCATGGGCACCAACCCCACAACTTACAGGACTTGAAGGATCAGCTGCTAACATATTGGTGTCACATACCACAGCACACCTTCAGGGATCTAGTGGTTTCCATGCCTTGACAGGTCAGGCCAGTTCAGCAGCAAAGAGAAACCCAACATAGTGTGAGCTGGGTTGTCATAATGTTATACCTGATCATGTATGTTTAGACTGTCTTTAAGCTTCTACCACTTTTAGATGAttctcttttgtatttttttaatttggtatTTCACTTGCAGCTGGGTGACAGGAGAGTGGCAGAACTGCAGTAAACCCTGTGGAAAGACAGGGATGCAAGTACGCTCCGTCACCTGTGTTCAGCCTTCAGAGGACAACACAACACGCCTCATTCACAATAAACACTGCAGCGATGACCGTCCTGAGTCCCGCAGGTCCTGTAACCGATATCCCTGCCCCACGCAGTGGAGAGTCGGCCCCTGGTCACAAGTATGCACCCAAGACattaatagaaaatatgaacaaatgtttttgaataaaaaatgttgtatttatccTAAATTATGTGCGATATTTGATTGCATTGCGTTTATGTTCTGGTCCTGTGCCGCCAGTGTTCAGTGACTTGTGGAAACGGGACGCAGCAGAGGCAGGCACTGTGCCACACCAGGGACAACACCATAGGACTCTGTCTAGACAGCAAGCCTGACACCATAAGAGTTTGTCGCCTGGAACCATGTCGCAGTATGTGTTAAACAAACTCCACTATTCTTCAGTCAACTGTATTTAGAGCTACTGTTGTGATTTGCATGTTACTTATTCAATAGTAGTGAAGCAGAAATGTTCAGTATGAACATTTTGATATTTGCTACACttaaatacatacataaggTTACtgtaatatttgatatttgataAACCTAATGGATATTTGAGAGGACAAtggaaaaatatcaaacattaaaacagactttttaatcattcagaaaaaaaaagaaaagaaaaagaaacaaactattGTAGCATCTGTGTCTGTattatgttttctctgttttattgttgtggACAAACAAAATGGCATTTTGCTAAATTGCTAAGCAGTTACTTCAAAAATGCAACCCattgaacaaaacaaatcacttttcttcagattttgttACATCCATACATCCAGGACTAGTTAGTCCTGAAGGTGATGGACATGCGGGCATAGGCAATCAAGTGAAGGAAAATCTAAGTCAAAGTGAAAATATCCAGTGTGGACATGTGCAAAAATGTCCTAACTTCTGATAAAAGTGATAAATGTCTCAGACGCTCCTTCGTAGAATACTCCTTTTATTGTCCTTGAGTTATCTTACCATTTCTGTGTCCCCTTTGCAGAGGGCTCATCAGACCTCAACAAGAATGGCAACATTCTGATCCAGTGGCTTTCCCGCCCCAACCCCAACTACCCAAGGATCTCATCACGTAAAACCTCCCTCTATAGCTCCCAGCCCGGCCTTCACAGCGACAGCCGCAGCCGCATGTCTGTCCTCTGCTGGGCCCTGCCCATCTCTATCCTCCTGTCTCTGCAGGGCCGGCCCTGGCTGGCCCCCTGACCTGCCCTTCCTGCTGCGCCTTGTGCCTGTGCCCACGCCCGTATGAGCGAGCGGCAAAGCTTTCGCTTCTCTTTTGGGGGGGGGAtgttgtctctctctctctctctgtgtctgagGCGGCTCTGACCGGGGGAGGTCTCTGGCTCCTGTGTGTGCTAGTTGGTTCTCTCTTGCTCTGTCTCTCTTTATCTATCTCTCCTCTATGGAGCATTGTGTTGTAACCGCTGGCCAGTCGAAAACTTAAAAGATCAACAAAAAATGTGGTGTGAAGAGGATTCTAAGTGGCAAACAGGTTTTCACTGACACCTCCTATGATGTGTCAAAGGGCCGTTCATGTGTGAGGGGACCCCCTCTCCTCTCTGCATTTGGCAGCCATGTTTTGCGTGATGTTATGGGTTACCACACCTGAGACGCAGCagggcttttctttttttttcccttttgtagCGCACTGTCAGTGTGGGAGAAAaagagatgtgaaaaaaaatcagaaatggtatataaatatctatatagaaaaaatatttatatctgaaaaaaatatgaaagctTTATTGTGAATGTGATCTGAGGACATCTTTGCTAAAGTGCTCATCTTGACATCTCGGTTCCATTCGGGGATGAAAATGGCGCTCCCATTTCCAGATTGACAAGAACTCAGCACAGTGAAAAGATATAAGGggatctttttttgttttgttttggttgattttatttttgcaaagtgaACTGAGGAGTTGAAAATTGTGAAGtatgataagaaaaaaagaatttaaaataaaaaatacagggTAGTTTGACCACTTGAGGTTGCTTCCCATTCCACCTCATCAGCCATCCTCTCTTTGACTGTTATACAAAAGTTCAATAAATGCAGCTTATTTGTGCTTGCATACTTTAATCAAATAcatctataaatatatttgtatttatatataccTATAAATCTAAATCTATATGAGTAccaataatattaataacattttaccaTGAATAAGCTGTAGCTTATTTGCCTAAAACCTTTGGACTGCTATTGATCGCTTAGATCCTTGACtgttatgtgtatttttttaatgattttacatgaatacagataaatatttaataaaggCAAAGTGTTTTGTGGGGAACGGGTTTGACCCATATTATGCAGGACTTGGTCAGTAAGTTGCCTCTCCATTCGCTCAGATGGATCAGTGGTTTTCCTGttgcttcttgttttttctttcaggataGGATCATGTTTTGTCATGCACATTTGCATCCATCACCTGGATGTTTGGACACATGTCTGTGCGAGCTTGCACCTGTCCACGTGCAAGTCCACGAGTACGTGTGCAAGGGTGGATGTGTGTCTTGTCATGTACGAGCGTGTGTGCGAGGGTGCTAAATCATTTGGGCTTTTAACACACTGCGATCAGCTACAGAAATACCtcataaactttgattttgagAGCGTCCGGTGGTCtcactttatgtttttgtcgAACATGAACAATGCCTTATCTTGGATTGAATGTAATGGCATTTATCTGTGAAAGAGATGGCTTTACTCATTCAAAGTTTCACTCGGAATAGAGGCAGCTTCAAACCAACTTAAACTCACACCCGCCAATCATCAAAACCTACCAAGCTGATGTCGGACCAGTGTCCGACTACCGGAAAGGATTTTCAAAGGGCCTAGGATACTGACACATTTGGCATcttggagaacaaaaaaaagaacacttcAGACTTGTCATTGTATTGTGATCACATATTTCTGTTGTGACTATGTAGCGAGCTATCCAAGGTTTCCTTCTGCTGGAGTTGGACTGTACGAGACCATGCCAGACCTAGCAGTGCGATACTGTATATAAAATTGGTGTTGACTGTATTTAATAATGTTCATGACTGTTATCTTCTTCTATAATATTCTATGCTTTGGGTAACTGTTTCGTGGCTTCACTGGCCTGCTGCGTGGGGCTGGCTAATGTTCGAAGAAACATTCAGATGGACTACGTGCACTGCGTCTATATGCACTTTGATTTATCAGGgaaattttattaatgttttgtaaatgtttcatatGACACTTAATGTGCCATTCCAGTTTTTACATCATCATGgaaattctgtattttctttaaaaagcaaatataatttatgtaCTTCATGTTCTTTTCTCAATCAACTAACAGGTTGACTTGTTGATTTCCAAGTAATCAAGTGTTTTACCAAAGTGACTGTGAACTTGTAACTTTCGATAcagttgaattatttttcttaagaaaaaaaaaatctatatatctatataatgAGCTGGAGGTGGGGGCGTACATCtcattgtttcagttcctgTCATTCTCAACAGCAAAGTTgtatcaataaaaatgttttaaaaagtgtgacTTTTCactctgcaaacatttttacaatagaAAATATGCTGTTTTGTAGTGACACAGTATAGATATTTTCACTAGGGATTTccgattttttttgtcactgatACACATCATGTATTAAGGATGTCATTTCTGAGTGAACATTGGCTGATACTGACAATCAAGTGTGTTGTTAAAGCTAGTAAAATATCACTTTCCTGAAAACTGTAGCTTTAGATGGCAGTATAGTGCCATTCTACATTCCCTCATTATTACAACTAACTCAATTATAAATGTCTGAATGCTTCAGTATCACctagttttctcttttttggaTAGCAACAGACATTGTGTAACAACAGGAGTTTCTACAGATCCGCCTCAGTATGCTGCTCCACTGTGGATGAGCATGACTTAGAAAGTCACTTTTAATATTCTGGCAAAACATCACATGAAACACATGTTAtcaattatttgtaaatatgtacACTGTACGACTGCAGACATGTACCTATGGTCTTGGAAgttatgtctttctttttgctaaGCTAACCCTGACATTTTCACCGCACCTTGCTGACATAATCTCAGCAATGGGGGAGCTGATGGAGTTCCAATATGGATTAATTAAGAATGTCAATATTTGAAGCCCATATCAGCAGGTGGATCTGGATTTCCCTAATTTGTTTATTCTGATTGGTTGAGTTTGACATTAAACTATCAAAATGAAAGTTAGATCTTAAGTTAATGATCAGTTGTTCTTACACCCAAGAAAAGTTTTACTGACAACTAAAGACTGGCaatcattttgttgtatttcagcTGCTCCGGATTAATTTGATGACTGCTCTTAAAATTTTCTCTTCCTTCCTGCATCCTCTGCTGATGATCTGGCTTTTCTCCTGTATTTTTCTAattacatatacacacacacacacacacacacacacacaaatgctaCTATTTTTTAGAATACATTCCTTAACTTAGAAATATTACCCTATTGCATCATGTTCTTTTCTATTCCCAGTCTGAGTTCCTTGTCTTTTCTTCACAGGCCTACCATGTAAAGGAGATCGCTCTGTGTTCTGTCGTATGGAGACTCTGCAACGCTACTGCTCTTTCCCAGACTTCTGGCGATTATGCTGCAAAACCTGCAGCACCATCAACAGCACCAAACCTGAACCCAACTCCACTGCTACATCTACCTTCAACATCACTGTCACACCTACTCCATCCAAGAACATTCTCTGCTCAATCTTCACCACTGCTCAACCCACTAAAACTGACATCCCCACTACCTCGACTTCACCAACCACTCACGCCCCAACCCTAAGAACCATAGCCCTTGATTCCACTGAATCTTCACCAAGATCAACACAAACTATCCCCACTCATCAGTTACTTGCAACCAGCAATCCTTTCATCCCCACTGTCTTTTCAGGATCTGTTTCACCTTCTACTAACACTCATTTAGACTTCTCTACAACCCCAGATCTTTTTTCCATCAAATCTTCACTGAGACCCTCAACAACAAGTTCCACTCATCCAGCGGATACAGTGAGTTCTCCCTCCTTCAGCACCAATTATCCAGCTTCTACAATTCAAACCCTTTATTCCATCCCATCTTCATCAGCTACCACCAAAGAGACTCCCACTCATCCACCAGCTCaaacaagcatttttttcctcccaacCATCTCTCCTAATGCAATCACAACACCTTCTACTAGTCATGCAAATGCTGAGATCACAGAGCCACTTTTGCAGAAAACTTCAACTACTTCAACAGCTGGGACAGCAAGTCCCAAAGTCCTTGCATCAACACCCACTCCTGTGACAAGTCCAATAGAAAGCACTACTAAAACAGTCACCATGCCAAAATACAATCCTGATAGGAAAATTCAGCCACAAACTAATAAAAGGGTGGTTCCATCacaggaaaggggaaaaaaggaaatccCACAAagaaatactgcaaaaaaatatgttcCACCAAGGAATAatcttcaaaagaaaacaagtacCACTGCAAAAACTGGAACTTCCAAAAAGACTATTGCTTCACATTCTAATGTGAAGAAGGCCACTCCAACAAACATGATCCCAACTAATACTTCAAAGAGTACTCTACCTAATAGACCTCCAAAGAAGACCATTCCACCAAATACTAAAGTGATAAAGACTAGCCCACCAAGCACcagtcccaaaaaaaaaaatcttccaaacCCAACTATGAAAAAGGCCACTCCAACAAATACAACATCAAAAGAGACTTCTCCATCAACCCCTActgcaaagaagaaaagtcTGCAGGATAAGCCTCCAAAGAAAACTATTCCATCAAACACTAAAGTGATGAAGACTAACCCACCAAGCACCAGTcccaaaacaaacattcttAGAAACCCAACTATGAAAAAGATTGCTCCAACAAATACAACATCAAAAGTGACTTCTCTTTCAACTCATACTCCAAAGAAGAAAACTCTACAGAATAAGCATCCAAAGAAGAGCATTCTACCAAACACTAAAGTGACAAAGACTAACCCACCAAGCACCAGTgtcaaaaaaactatttcaaaccCAACCATAAAAAAGGCCACTCCAACAAATACAACATCAACAGCATCAAAAGGGCCTTCTCCTTCAACTGATACTGCAAAGAATACTTTACAGAATAGGCATCCAAAGAAGAGCATTGCACCTAACACTAAAGTGATAAAGACTAGCCCACCAAGCACCAGTTCCAAAAAAACTAGTCCTCCAAAGAAGAGCATTCTACCAAAGACTAAAGTGATAAAGACTAACCTGCCAAACATAAATCCGAAAAAGAATATCCTTGCAAAGCCAACTGCAAAGAAGACTCCATCAAATATTACCCCATCAAACCCTTCAGCAAAGAGGACAACTCCACTAAATAATACACCAAACAACATTTATCCATCAAACTCTACAGTGAAAATGTCCATTCCAGCAAATACTACGCCAAGAATGGCTGTCCCAAAGAATAGTCTGAAAAAGACTAATCCACCATACAGTGGTACCAGAAATGCATCTACACCAAATACAACTCCAAAAAAGACTACAATAGTTAATGATCCTTCGAAAAGGAAAACTCCAAACATCACTTCTAAAAAGACAGCTCCAACAAAGAACAttccagagaaaaaaacaaaatcttcacCTAAAAAAGAGGTTAGTTTAAAGGCCAGTCCCAAAAAAACTACTGAACCAAAGAAAAGTTTCACAAAACAACCTCAAACAAAGACCaaccttaaacacaacccaaaaAAAGCCCCAGAAAGTGCTAAGTCAAAGGTCAATGttaaacagaataaagtgaAGGAGATAAAGACCAATCGAAAACAGAATGCTTCTTACTTTACCACATCTTCCACCCCTTATCAGGTATTGTCTTCCATGGTTCCTTCCAGCAGCTTTGTACAAATTACAGTGGTGAGCTTGTCTCCCTCTGATTCAAAAGTCAGTCCTTCATTCATCAACAGGGAAGCATCGGTCACAGACAGAACTCCAGTCATGCACTATagcaacacagagagagagtCTTTTACACCAGACCCTTCTGATGATTTCATAACACCCCTTAATGATATTAACACTGAGGCTGACACACGAACTATTCCATCTAGTGAAATCACAGTGACAAGTAGTGGTGAAGCTACCAGCTGGACTTATCCAAGTGGTGATGACAATAAAGAGTCTTACAGCAGCTCGGGAGTGGTCACAGATACTGTTGTGCTGGAGGATGGCCTCTCCATGGTGATCCCGATTACAAACGGAGAGGACACAACAGAGAGAGCCTTTCCACCCTGGCTTGACCTTTCTGACTATATCCCTGTAGGTGTTCCCGTTTCTACAATGACCTCAGACCTTCCTGCCTCCCCAGTTCCCACTGCGGTCCCTCACACAAAGGAAGAACAAGTGACAGTAAGCCCTGAAATCATCTCCACTTTGAAACCTCTGCAAAATGCTGCGGAGAATAATGAGAGCAACTCAATTGCTGTATTTGATAACAGAGTCATTGTTGCAGAAAGTgacatttctcaaaacaatCTGATCCCAAGGCACCTCAGAGAACGAACCAGGAACAAACGGATACAAGAACTTCTGGAGGAGAAACGAAATTTTCTCCTCAGAATGAAAAGGGGCAACACAGAACAATAGAACAGCGGAGATAAACTTTTCTTGAGTCcaacaatattttatattggGCCtcccaaagggaaaaaaagaaaacaaatgaaaagcaaagattggacaaaaatatttttgctgaatgTTGCAGAGTTGGTGCAATTTGGCATGTAGACACTGTACTGAGAAATAAAGAGGTTTGATATTGCACAGGGCCTTTGAAAAGCCAagttgttttccttcttcataACCAGGCTATTGTCTGAGAATTGAATCACCATGTAGATAAgatgtaatgtatttttaaaatatttttcttct
This genomic interval carries:
- the LOC114139055 gene encoding A disintegrin and metalloproteinase with thrombospondin motifs 2-like isoform X3, with product MALSPGLTVLIILPAFLLHTSGLYIASSVDSLQHILGDYGLVRPISVDAEGRFLSHAVSGGRVAAGQSRRRRKREVGEGNDEWEGHRGAEENREYHASQERLYYNVTVFGREFHLRLRHNARLVAPGANMEWHDDSDSIRYSEPLHNECLYVGDITDTPGGTVALSNCDGLAGMIRTEKEEFFIEPVERGDGVIEKEEDGGGGRTHIIYRSSAVKKVPISSPAADYHSRGVDLGGLMDLESLYRGVQQSINNTRASRVRRQSLDRAYNIEVLLGVDDSVVQFHGKEHVQKYLLTLMNIVNEIYHDDSLGAKINVVLVRIIMLGYGKSMSLIELGNPSQSLENVCRWAFLQQKQDTGDAEYHDHAIFLTRQEFGPTGMQGYAPVTGMCHPVRSCTLNHEDGFSSAFVVAHETGHVLGMEHDGQGNRCGDEVPMGSIMAPLVQAAFHRFQWSRCSMQELGRYLQSYDCLRDDPFDHNWPSLPQLPGLHYSMNEQCRFDFGVGYTMCTALQKVGQTGSQYRTFDPCKQLWCSHPDNPFFCKTKKGPPIDGTMCGNGKHCFKGHCIWLTPDIMKQDGNWGSWSEYGQCSQTCGGGVQFRTRNCDNPKPANGGRPCRGVTYQFQMCNTNECEDIYSDPREEQCHASEYINKHLWLPYEHPDPNKRCHLYCQSKETRDVVLMEKLVLDGTLCSYKDPHSVCVRGECEKVGCDGVVGSSKQEDKCGVCGGDNSSCKTFKDTIMRTAKKQGFLKVLEIPRGARHLLIQELKATSHIFAVKNVASGLFFLNGENDYPESRSVIEKGVEWEYENDNDKETVQTTGPLRHGILIMMKLHGDEDVNLSYKYMMNMDGDSNIQDNMLVEDSAYEWAPKRWSYCSKACGGGKQYLRYGCRRKVDSKMVHKSFCNKSNMKPRGDIRDCNQKPCPPPIWVTGEWQNCSKPCGKTGMQVRSVTCVQPSEDNTTRLIHNKHCSDDRPESRRSCNRYPCPTQWRVGPWSQCSVTCGNGTQQRQALCHTRDNTIGLCLDSKPDTIRVCRLEPCRKGSSDLNKNGNILIQWLSRPNPNYPRISSRLPCKGDRSVFCRMETLQRYCSFPDFWRLCCKTCSTINSTKPEPNSTATSTFNITVTPTPSKNILCSIFTTAQPTKTDIPTTSTSPTTHAPTLRTIALDSTESSPRSTQTIPTHQLLATSNPFIPTVFSGSVSPSTNTHLDFSTTPDLFSIKSSLRPSTTSSTHPADTVSSPSFSTNYPASTIQTLYSIPSSSATTKETPTHPPAQTSIFFLPTISPNAITTPSTSHANAEITEPLLQKTSTTSTAGTASPKVLASTPTPVTSPIESTTKTVTMPKYNPDRKIQPQTNKRVVPSQERGKKEIPQRNTAKKYVPPRNNLQKKTSTTAKTGTSKKTIASHSNVKKATPTNMIPTNTSKSTLPNRPPKKTIPPNTKVIKTSPPSTSPKKKNLPNPTMKKATPTNTTSKETSPSTPTAKKKSLQDKPPKKTIPSNTKVMKTNPPSTSPKTNILRNPTMKKIAPTNTTSKVTSLSTHTPKKKTLQNKHPKKSILPNTKVTKTNPPSTSVKKTISNPTIKKATPTNTTSTASKGPSPSTDTAKNTLQNRHPKKSIAPNTKVIKTSPPSTSSKKTSPPKKSILPKTKVIKTNLPNINPKKNILAKPTAKKTPSNITPSNPSAKRTTPLNNTPNNIYPSNSTVKMSIPANTTPRMAVPKNSLKKTNPPYSGTRNASTPNTTPKKTTIVNDPSKRKTPNITSKKTAPTKNIPEKKTKSSPKKEVSLKASPKKTTEPKKSFTKQPQTKTNLKHNPKKAPESAKSKVNVKQNKVKEIKTNRKQNASYFTTSSTPYQVLSSMVPSSSFVQITVVSLSPSDSKVSPSFINREASVTDRTPVMHYSNTERESFTPDPSDDFITPLNDINTEADTRTIPSSEITVTSSGEATSWTYPSGDDNKESYSSSGVVTDTVVLEDGLSMVIPITNGEDTTERAFPPWLDLSDYIPVGVPVSTMTSDLPASPVPTAVPHTKEEQVTVSPEIISTLKPLQNAAENNESNSIAVFDNRVIVAESDISQNNLIPRHLRERTRNKRIQELLEEKRNFLLRMKRGNTEQ